From one Mustela nigripes isolate SB6536 chromosome 16, MUSNIG.SB6536, whole genome shotgun sequence genomic stretch:
- the TM4SF5 gene encoding transmembrane 4 L6 family member 5 has translation MCTGKCSRFVGLSLIPLSLVCIVANALLLVPQGKTTWTDTTHLSLQVWLMAGFLGGGLMVLCPGISAVRAGGKGCCGAGCCGNRCRMLRSVFSSAFGVLGAIYCLSVSGAGLRIGPKCLMDRHWDYHFQDTEGSYLQNRTMWDLCEEPPGVVSWNVTLFSLLVAASCLEIVLCGVQLVNAALGVFCGDCRKKGSPS, from the exons ATGTGCACGGGGAAGTGCTCCCGCTTCGTGGGGCTCTCCCTCATCCCCCTCTCCCTGGTCTGCATCGTGGCCAACGCCCTCTTGCTGGTGCCTCAGGGCAAGACCACCTGGACGGACACCACCCACCTCAGTTTGCAAGTCTGGCTCATGGCAGGCTTCCTCGGCGGGGGCCTGATG GTGCTGTGTCCCGGCATCTCAGCGGTTCGCGCGGGGGGCAAGGGCTGCTGCGGTGCGGGCTGCTGCGGAAATCGCTGCAGG ATGCTGCGTTCCGTCTTCTCCTCGGCATTCGGGGTACTGGGGGCGATCTACTGCCTCTCGGTGTCGGGAGCCGGGCTCCGAATTGGACCCAAGTGCTTAATGGACCGCCACTGGGACTACCACTTCCAGGACACCGA AGGCTCCTACTTGCAGAACCGCACCATGTGGGATCTGTGCGAGGAGCCGCCCGGCGTGGTGTCCTGGAACGTGACGCTCTTTTCGCTGCTGGTGGCCGCCTCGTGCCTGGAGATCGTGCTGTGCGGGGTGCAGCTGGTGAACGCTGCCCTCGGCGTCTTCTGCGGCGACTGCAGGAAGAAG GGCTCCCCGAGCTGA
- the VMO1 gene encoding vitelline membrane outer layer protein 1 homolog has product MERGPGAQLLLLLWATCWGHAPADHLSDYASVIDVTNGGPWGDWAWPEMCPDGFFASGFSLKEEPPQGIPGDDTALNGIRLHCSRGNAERNKHVVQSQSGRWGVWSEPLWCPGDGFLVAFSLRVEDPETRGDNTAANNVRFRCSDGTELEGSGLAWGDFGEWSKACPKGMCGLQTKVEQPRGLLDDTALNDVRFFCCSS; this is encoded by the exons ATGGAGAGGGGGCCAGGagcccagctgctgctgctgctatgGGCCACCTGCTGGGGACACGCACCAGCAGACCATCTGAGCGACTACGCATCAGTCATCGACGTGACCAACGGGGGTCCTTGGGGTGACTGGGCCTGGCCCGAGATGTGTCCTGATGGATTCTTCGCCAGCGGGTTCTCGCTCAAG GAGGAGCCCCCCCAAGGCATTCCTGGTGATGACACTGCTTTGAACGGGATCCGACTGCACTGCTCGCGGGGGAACGCAGAGCGCAACAAGCACGTGGTGCAGTCCCAGTCTGGAAG GTGGGGCGTGTGGAGTGAGCCCCTGTGGTGTCCAGGGGATGGCTTCCTCGTGGCTTTCTCACTGCGTGTGGAGGATCCGGAGACCCGGGGGGACAACACGGCGGCCAACAACGTGCGCTTCCGCTGCTCTGACGGCACGGAGCTGGAGGGGTCAGGCCTGGCCTGGGGTGACTTTGGAGAGTGGAGTAAGGCCTGCCCCAAAGGCATGTGCGGTTTGCAGACCAAGGTGGAGCAGCCGAGGGGCCTCCTGGACGACACCGCGCTCAACGATGTGCGCTTTTTCTGCTGCAGCAGTTAA
- the GLTPD2 gene encoding glycolipid transfer protein domain-containing protein 2 gives MAPAADVGVALLRLASLRWVRHAIPLALLLLLLLSVCAWSSRAPPGCGSGTQPCIPEGTPPVQVARQSGSLEAPEWEEPPCGGPQGVLGHVMGPFRASLDSEGDLALSQYLAGWRALVRFLSPLGSIFAFATSEAYAKVTALEARVHGPEAAHYSSLLAMAAWERQEGRLERPGVAPRDTASSSGSRILLLLHRALRWSQLCLHRVATGTLGGPDAGVQCSDAYRTALGPHHPWVVRQAARLAFLAFPGRGRWLELACPGAGEAEARAALVQVAGTLEDVYNRTQGLLAECSLLQLA, from the exons ATGGCCCCGGCAGCAGACGTCGGGGTCGCGTTGCTTCGGCTGGCCTCGCTGCGCTGGGTCCGCCACGCGATTCCTCTCGCGCTcctcttgctgctgctgctttctgtGTGCGCTTGGAGCTCGC gcgcccccccaggcTGCGGATCCGGGACGCAGCCGTGCATTCCCGAGGGCACGCCGCCGGTCCAG GTCGCGCGACAGTCAGGTTCCCTGGAGGCCCCCGAGTGGGAAGAGCCTCCGTGTGGGGGCCCCCAGGGCGTGCTGGGCCACGTGATGGGGCCGTTCCGCGCCAGCCTGGACTCCGAAGGGGACCTGGCTTTGTCTCAGTACCTAGCCGGATGGAGGGCGCTGGTCAG GTTCCTAAGTCCCCTCGGCTCCATCTTCGCCTTCGCCACGAGCGAGGCCTACGCCAAAGTGACAGCCCTCGAGGCTCGAGTGCACGGCCCGGAGGCGGCGCACTACTCGTCGCTGCTGGCCATGGCGGCGTGGGAGCGGCAGGAGGGACGGCTGGAGCGCCCCGGCGTCGCCCCGCGAGACACCGCCAGCTCCTCGGGCTCCCGGATCCTGCTCTTGCTGCACCGAGCGCTGCGctggtcccagctctgcctccaccGGGTGGCGACCGGGACGCTCGGAGGCCCGGACGCCGGCGTGCAGTGCAGCGACGCGTACCGCACGGCCCTGGGCCCGCACCACCCCTGGGTGGTCCGCCAGGCCGCCCGCCTCGCGTTCCTCGCTTTCCCGGGTCGCGGCCGCTGGCTGGAGCTCGCGTGCCCGGGCGCCGGGGAGGCGGAGGCGCGGGCCGCGCTGGTCCAGGTGGCGGGCACCCTGGAAGATGTCTACAACCGCACCCAGGGCCTGCTGGCCGAGTGCAGCCTACTCCAGCTGGCCTGA
- the PSMB6 gene encoding proteasome subunit beta type-6, producing MAATLVAARGLGSAPAWGPEAITPDWEGREVSTGTTIMAVQFEGGVVLGADSRTTTGSYIANRVTDKLTPIHDRIFCCRSGSAADTQAVADAVTYQLGFHSIELNEPPLVHTAASLFKEMCYRYREDLMAGIIIAGWDPQEGGQVYSVPMGGMMVRQSFAIGGSGSSYIYGYVDATYREGMTKDECLQFTANALALAMERDGSSGGVIRLAAIAESGVERQVLLGDQIPKFTIATLPPP from the exons ATGGCGGCCACCTTAGTAGCCGCTCGAGGCTTGGGGTCCGCGCCGGCCTGGGGTCCCGAGGCCATTACCCCGGACTGGGAAGGCCGGGAAGTCTCCACAGGG ACCACGATCATGGCCGTGCAGTTTGAAGGGGGCGTGGTTCTGGGAGCCGACTCCAGAACGACCACTGG GTCCTACATCGCCAATCGAGTGACTGACAAGCTGACCCCTATTCACGATCGCATCTTCTGCTGCCGCTCGGGCTCAGCGGCTGACACCCAGGCAGTAGCCGATGCGGTCACTTACCAGCTTGGTTTCCACAG CATTGAGCTGAATGAGCCTCCGCTGGTCCACACAGCAGCCAGCCTCTTCAAGGAGATGTGTTACCGATACCGGGAGGACCTGATGGCAGGAATCATCATTGCCGGCTGGGACCCCCAGGAGGGAGGGCAG GTGTACTCAGTGCCCATGGGGGGTATGATGGTAAGGCAGTCCTTCGCCATCGGGGGCTCTGGGAGCTCCTACATCTATGGCTACGTCGATGCGACCTACCGGGAAGGCATGACCAAGGACGAGTGTCTGCAGTTCACTGCCAATG CTCTCGCCTTGGCCATGGAGCGGGACGGCTCCAGCGGAGGGGTGATCCGCCTGGCAGCCATCGCAGAATCAGGGGTGGAGCGGCAGGTACTTTTGGGAGACCAGATTCCCAAATTCACCATTGCCACTTTGCCACCGCCCTGA
- the C16H17orf114 gene encoding uncharacterized protein C17orf114 homolog, whose amino-acid sequence MGLKGAWCFPWCGCRRQRGTERQAGLDPAAPPDPNPSPAPAPIVAEGGIPSSGAYFSRKARLSFRHQLHDLASANDSTI is encoded by the exons ATGGGTCTCAAGGGGGCATGGTGCTTCCCATGGTGTGGGTGCCGGAGACAGCGGGGGACTGAGAGACAAGCAG GCCTGGATCCCGCGGCCCCTCCAGATCCAAATCCCAGCCCGGCTCCGGCCCCCATTGTGGCCGAGGGAGGGATACCCTCTTCCGGTGCCTACTTCAGCCGGAAAGCCCGACTCTCCTTCCGCCACCAGCTGCACGACCTTGCATCTGCCAATGACTCCACCATCTGA